In Trifolium pratense cultivar HEN17-A07 linkage group LG7, ARS_RC_1.1, whole genome shotgun sequence, a genomic segment contains:
- the LOC123898216 gene encoding protein pleiotropic regulatory locus 1-like, with protein MERMPSKWPRPDWHVPWKNYRVISGHSGLVRSVAVDPSNTWFATGSADRTIKIWDLASGVLKLTLTGHIEQVRGLAISNKHTYMFSAGDDKQVKCWDLEQNKVIRSYHGHLSAVYCLAIHPTIGILLTGGLDSVCRVWDIRSKTQIHALSGHENTVCSVFTRPTDPQVVTGSHDSTIKMWDLRYGKTTLTLTNHKKSVRAMAPHPKEQAFASASADNIKKFTLPNGEFCHDMLSQQKTIINAMAVNEEGVMVTGGDNGSMWFWDWKSGHNSQQSQTIVQPGSLDSEAGIYALTYDITGTRLISCEADKTIKMWKQDENAI; from the exons ATGGAAAGAATGCCAAGTAAATGGCCACGACCTGATTGGCATGTGCCATGGAAAAACTACAGG GTCATCAGTGGTCACTCAGGATTGGTGAGATCTGTTGCAGTTGATCCCAGTAATACATGGTTTGCTACTGGTTCTGCAGATCGAACTATCAAG ATATGGGACTTGGCAAGTGGTGTTCTAAAGCTAACATTAACAGGTCACATCGAACAAGTAAGAG GCCTTGCTATTAGCAACAAACATACCTACATGTTTTCTGCTGGTGACGATAAACAAGTTAAATGTTGGGATCTTGAACAGAACAAGGTTATTAGGTCTTATCATGGTCATCTGAGTGCTGTTTACTGCTTGGCTATTCATCCCACAATTGGCATTTTACTTACTGGAGGACTTGATTCTGTCTGCCGG GTCTGGGACATACGTAGTAAAACGCAGATTCATGCTCTTTCAGGTCATGAGAATACTGTCTGCTCTGTGTTTACACGGCCAACG GACCCTCAAGTTGTCACTGGTTCTCATGATTCTACGATCAAGATGTGGGACCTTAGATATg GTAAAACAACGTTAACTCTTACAAACCATAAAAAGTCTGTTCGAGCCATGGCTCCACATCCTAAAGA GCAAGCTTTTGCATCTGCATCGGCTGATAATATTAAAAAGTTCACACTTCCAAACGGAGAATTTTGTCATGATATGCT CTCTCAACAGAAAACTATTATCAATGCAATGGCTGTCAATGAGGAGGGTGTTATGGTTACTGGAG GTGACAATGGCAGTATGTGGTTCTGGGATTGGAAGAGTGGTCACAATTCCCAGCAATCCCAAACAATTGTACAACCTG GTTCACTGGATAGTGAAGCTGGTATTTATGCTTTAACCTATGATATCACGGGTACGAGGCTTATATCATGTGAAGCagacaaaaccataaaaatgtgGAAACAAGATGAAAATGCCATTTAA
- the LOC123900129 gene encoding protein pleiotropic regulatory locus 1-like: MEAIEPQSLKKRPLDLFSPLDQQLAPPDSESKKIRVNYKVNAEYGGIQESIAQPQTKNSATKNQSQEPGLALLPGPSMPSRGSSRNFSTSSLMERMESKWPRPDWHAPWKNYRVISGHLGWVTSIAVDPSNTWFATGSADRTIKIWDLATGVLKLTLTGHIQQVRALAISNKHTYMFSAADDKQVKCWDLEQNKVIRSYHGHLSGVYCLSIHPDDNNMLVTGGRDSVCRVWDIRKQTQIHALGHDNTVCSVFTTETDPYQVVTGSHDSTIKMWDVRYYGKTLLTTLTNHKKSVRAMAPHPKQRAFASASADNIKKFTLPKGQFCHNMLSQQKTIINALAVNEEGVMVTGGDNGSMWFWDWKSGHNFQQLQTIVQPGSLDSEAGIYALTYDITGTRLISCEADKTIKMWKQDQNATQETHPLNFRPPKDIRRF, encoded by the coding sequence ATGGAAGCAATTGAACCACAATCACTCAAGAAACGTCCCCTGGATCTATTCTCTCCACTTGATCAACAACTCGCTCCTCCCGATTCCGAAAGCAAGAAAATTCGTGTTAATTACAAAGTGAATGCCGAGTATGGTGGAATTCAAGAAAGCATTGCTCAACCTCAGACGAAGAATTCTGCTACAAAGAATCAGTCTCAAGAACCAGGGCTTGCTCTACTTCCAGGTCCATCAATGCCAAGCAGAGGATCTTCCAGGAATTTCTCAACATCTTCTTTGATGGAAAGAATGGAAAGTAAATGGCCACGACCTGATTGGCATGCACCATGGAAAAACTACAGAGTCATCAGTGGTCATTTAGGATGGGTGACATCTATTGCAGTTGATCCCAGTAATACATGGTTTGCTACTGGTTCTGCAGATCGAACTATCAAGATATGGGATTTAGCAACTGGTGTTCTAAAACTCACATTAACAGGTCACATCCAACAAGTAAGAGCACTTGCTATTAGCAACAAACATACCTACATGTTTTCTGCTGCTGATGATAAACAAGTTAAATGTTGGGATCTTGAACAGAACAAGGTTATTAGGTCTTATCATGGTCATCTCAGTGGTGTTTACTGCTTGTCTATTCATCCCGACGACAACAACATGTTAGTTACCGGAGGACGTGATTCTGTCTGCCGGGTTTGGGACATACGTAAACAAACCCAAATTCATGCTCTAGGTCATGACAATACTGTCTGCTCTGTGTTTACAACGGAAACGGACCCTTATCAAGTTGTTACTGGTTCTCATGATTCTACAATCAAGATGTGGGATGTTAGGTATTATGGTAAAACATTGCTAACTACACTTACAAACCATAAAAAGTCTGTTCGAGCAATGGCTCCACATCCTAAACAGCGAGCTTTTGCATCTGCATCGGCTGATAATATTAAAAAGTTCACACTTCCaaaaggacaattttgtcaCAATATGCTCTCTCAACAGAAAACTATTATCAATGCACTGGCAGTCAATGAGGAGGGTGTTATGGTTACCGGAGGTGACAACGGTAGTATGTGGTTCTGGGATTGGAAGAGTGGTCACAATTTCCAGCAATTACAAACAATTGTACAACCTGGTTCACTGGATAGTGAAGCTGGTATTTATGCTTTAACCTATGATATCACCGGTACGAGGCTTATATCATGTGAAGCcgacaaaacaataaaaatgtggAAACAAGATCAAAATGCCACTCAAGAAACACATCCCCTTAACTTCAGGCCTCCTAAAGACATCCGTCGGTTCTAG